A single window of Aphidius gifuensis isolate YNYX2018 linkage group LG1, ASM1490517v1, whole genome shotgun sequence DNA harbors:
- the LOC122848000 gene encoding aminoacylase-1-like, which yields MTSLSQTQLDKTAVENFREYLQIPSVQPNVNYDECVAFLHRQAKSLDLPIAVYEPFSNKPIVVITWTGTDTSASSILLNSHMDVVPVFADKWTYPPFSAHIDDAGNIYARGSQDMKCVGIQYLEAVRRLKLNGIKLKRTLHMSFVPDEEIGGILGMRAFIHSKDFKNLNVGFALDEGVASPTDKFYMFNGERSVWQVWIHCNGPPGHGSMLIPNTAGEKLRFIIDCFMDLRAESSAKLATGKHKIGDLLSINLNQIKGGVQLNVIPDELKVAFDIRIPPTTDHDELEKLFRSWCKEAGDDITIEFEQKSPKIESTKLDDSNPYWIAFKKTTDKLGIELDIGIFTGATDSRYVRSVGLPAIGFSPMNNTKILLHDHDEYLNKDIFLRGIEIYMNIISAVANV from the exons ATGACGTCTTTGTCTCAAACTCAGCTAGATAAAACAGCTGTCGAAAATTTTCGCGAGTATCTGCAAATTCCATCGGTTCAACCAAACGTTAACTATG ATGAATGTGTTGCTTTCTTACATAGACAAGCAAAGAGTTTGGATTTGCCAATTGCTGTTTATGAGCcattttcaaataaaccaATTGTCGTCATAACATGGACAGGAACTGAtacatcagcatcatcaattttattaaacagtCACATGGATGTTGTTCCTGTATTTGCA gaCAAATGGACGTATCCACCATTCAGTGCACATATTGATGATGCTGGTAATATTTATGCTCGTGGTTCACAAGACATGAAATGCGTTGGTATACAATATTTAGAAGCAGTAAgaagattaaaattaaatggaataaaattaaaacgtaCATTACATATGTCATTTGTGCCTGATGAAGAAATTGGTGGTATATTGGGAATGCGTGCATTTATACATagtaaagattttaaaaatttaaatgttggaTTTGCACTTGATGAGGGTGTTGCATCACCAactgataaattttacatgtTCAATGGTGAAAGATCAGTTTGGCAAGTATGGATACACTGTAATGGGCCACCTGGACATGGCTCAATGCTCATACCCAATACTGCTGGTGAAAAATTACGTTTTATCATTGATTGTTTTATGGATCTACGAGCAGAATCAAGTGCCAAACTTGCTACTGGAAAACATAAAATCGgagatttattatcaattaatctgAATCAAATTaag GGTGGTGTACAACTAAATGTTATTCCTGATGAATTAAAAGTTGCATTTGATATAAGAATACCTCCGACAACTGATCATGatgaattggaaaaattatttcgtagCTGGTGCAAAGAAGCCGGTGATGATATAACAATtgaatttgaacaaaaaagtccaaaaattgaatcaacaaaattGGATGACAGTAATCCATATTGGATTGCtttcaaaaaaacaacagaCAAATTGGGTATTGAATTGGATATTGGAATATTTACTGGTGCTACTGACAGTCGATACGTGCGTTCG GTTGGATTACCAGCAATTGGTTTTTCACCAatgaataatacaaaaatattacttCACGATcatgatgaatatttaaacaaagatatatttttacgtggaattgaaatttatatgaaCATTATATCTGCAGTTGcaaatgtataa